The DNA window GTGGCGCCGCTGCTGGGATTGCTCGGCACCGTGTTGGGCATGATCGATGTCTTCGGCGTCATCATGGAGGCCGGGGTCGGCAATGCCGGGATTCTGGCCGGCGGCATTTCCAAGGCGCTCATCACCACCGCCGCCGGATTGTGCGTGGCGATCCCGGCGCTCCTTTTCCATCGTTTCTTCGATAATCGGGTCGGCCAGTTCGCCATCGAGATGGAGGAACAGGCGCTGCGTCTGGTGGAGGTCATGCAGGGCGAGCGTGAAGCCCGCGAGGATCCGACCGCATGAACCTGCGTCCGCACCGGCGCGAGCCGGCCGACATCAATCTGACGCCACTGCTCGATGTGGTGTTCCTGCTGCTGATCTTTTTCATGGTCTCGACCACCTTCAAGGACGAGGCGCGTCTGCGCGTGCAGTTGCCCGAGGCCCAGGGCGAGTCGATACCAGCGCAGGCGCCGGAGATGATCCGCATCGTCATCGATCGGGCCGGACGCTTTTATGTGAACGATCAGGCGCTGGTCGACGAGAAACCGCTGACGCTCACCCGGGCGCTGACCGGCGCGCTCGGCGAACGCAGACAGATGGTCCCGGGCGATGCGCAACCGCCGCCGGTGCTGATCCAGGCGGATGCCAGTACCCCGCATCAGGCCGTCATCACGGCTATGGACGCGGCCAGTCAGGCGGGGCTGAACCGGATCGCCTTCGCCGCGACTCTGCCGGCTTCGGCCGAGGCCGGTCAGCCGGACGGCGCGGCCCCATGAGCAAGGATCCCGTGCTCACCAACGCCGACGCCCGGCAGGTCTATCGTCGCCTGCTGCAATACGTCAAACCCTACTGGCGGATCTTTTCGCTCTCCATCGTCGGCATGCTGATCTTTGCTGCCACCGAGCCCTTGTTCGCGGCCATGATGAAGCCGCTGATCGATGGCAGTTTCGTGGAGCGCAACGAGGACATGGTGCGCGCCATGCCGCTCTTTCTGGTCGGCCTCTTTGTGGTGCGCGGCATTGCGGGCTTTATCAACACCTATTGTCTGAGCTGGGTCGGGCGGCGGGTGGTCGCCGATCTGCGTCGGGAAATGTTCGGGCATCTGCTGCGGGCGCCGACGCGTTATTTCGACAACCAGGGTTCCGGTCATATCCTGGCCAAGCTCACCTATAACGTGGAGAACGTGGCCAGCGCCGCGACCTCCGCGATCACGACCCTGGTGCGCGACGGTTTCACCGTCATCGGTCTGATGGGCTTCATGCTCTACATCAACGCCGCGCTCTCGGCGATCTTCCTGGTGATCGGCCCGGTCATGGCCGGCGCAGTCAAATACGCGACCAAGCGTTTCCGCCGGCACAGCCGGCGCATCCAGAATCGGGTCGGCGACCTCACCCAGGTCGCGCAGGAGGCGATCGAGGCCCATCGGGTGGTCAAGGCGTTCGGCGGTCAGGCGCGCGAGGCGCGGCGGTTCAATCTCATCAACGAAAAGACCCGCTCGCTCCAGATGAAGATGATCGCGACCGAGGCGGCCAGCGTGCCGCTGGTGCAGTTGATCTCGGCGGCGGCGATCGGCGTGGTGGTCTATCTGTCCACCATGCAGGGACTCAAGGAAAACATCTCGGTCGGCACCTTCATGTCCTTCGTGGTCGCCATGGGTCTGCTGTTGCCGCCGGTCAAGCGACTGACCTCGGTCAACGCCAAATTGCAGCAGGGCATCATCGCCGCCGAGAGCCTGTTCGAGCTGCTGGATTCGGAAGAAGAATCCGACCGGGGGACGCGCACGCTTGACCGGGCCGAGGGCCGGATCGACTATCGCGGCGTCAGCCACCTCTACGCGGACGATAAGCTGCCGGCGATCCAGGCGCTGGATCTGCTCGTGATGCCTGGCGAAAAGGTCGCGCTGGTGGGCCGTTCCGGGAGCGGCAAGAGCACGGTCGCGAGCCTGCTGCCGCGTTTCTATGACGCCACGGCGGGCGAGATTCTGATCGACGGCATCCCGATCCGCGAACTGACCCTGGCCAGCCTGCGCGCCCAGATCTCGCTGGTGAGTCAGGACGTGGTGCTGTTCAACGACAGCATCGCCAACAACATCGCCTATGGCCGCGACGAACCGCCGACCCTGGCCGAACTGGAGCGCGTGGCGCAGAGCGCCCATGCGCTGGAGTTCATCGAAACCTTGCCCCAGGGCTTCGACACCCTTGTCGGCGACCGGGGCGTGATGCTCTCGGGCGGCCAGCGTCAGCGGCTCGCGATCGCGCGGGCCATGCTCAAGGATGCGCCGATCCTCATCCTCGACGAGGCCACCTCCGCCCTGGATACCGAGGCCGAGCGCCATATCCAGGCCGCCCTGCAAGAGTTGATGGCGCGCCGCACCACGCTGGTGATCGCCCATCGGCTGTCCACCATCGAGAACGCCGACCGGATTCTGGTGCTCCAGGACGGGCGGATCGTCGAGCAGGGGCGGCATTCAGAACTGCTGGAGCTGGGCGGCTATTACGCCCGGCTGCATCGGCTTCAGTTTCATGATGCCGCTTAAACCGCGTCCGCAATGGCATGCGTCGTTTTGAGTGGGCAGCGAATTTGGCATCTCTCTGATGCGTCGGCGTCGACGCGGTTTAAATGATTTATTTTGGATCTCGTGACACCGCAGAGCGGTGTCACGAGCGGCATCGCCGTAGGGGCGAATTCATTCGCCCCTACAGGCCAGCATCCTGCTCAAGGGATGGTGATGGCCTTGATCTCCGTGCGAATCCCACACAACGTACCTTAAGCCCCGCTGTATTTAGAGGCTGTCCACGATGATGGATCCCACCCCGATCTGGTATGGCAAGGACAAGCCCTTGCTCTGGAACGCGCTCTCGCTGCTTCTCCTGCCCCTGTCCTGGCTCTATTGCACGGTCGTGCGGCTGCGGCGGCTCGGTTATCGGCTCGGCTGGCTGACCAGCCGGCGCCTGCCGGTTCCGGTCATCGTGGTCGGCAATCTGACTGTCGGCGGGACCGGCAAGACGCCGCTAACGTTGCGGCTCGCGTCCCTGCTGCGCGAGCGCGGCTGGACACCCAGCATCGTCACCCGCGGCTATGGCGGTCTGTCCGCGACCTGGCCGCAACCGGTGCATGCGGAGAGCGACCCGGCCATGGTCGGCGATGAAGCCGTCCTGCTGGCGCGTCGCAGCGGCTGCACCGTGGTGGCGGGACCGGATCGTGCCGAGGCCGGCGCGCTGGCGCTGCGTCTGGGTGGCTGCGACATTCTGCTCACCGACGACGGGCTCCAGCACAGTCGGATGGCACGGGATCTGGAGATCGCGTTGGTCGATGGCGAACGCGGCTTCGGCAACGGCCGCTGTCTGCCCGCCGGTCCGTTGCGCGAGCCGCCGAGCCGACTGAGAAGCGTCGATCTGGTGCTCTATCACGGCGGGACCGGACCCGATCCCCGGATGCGGCTGGTTCCCGGCGCGGCGGTGAATCTGCGCCGCCCCGAGCTGACCCGTCCGCTCGCCGACTTTCGCGGACTGCGAGTACTCGCGGTCGCCGGCATCGGTCATCCGGAGCGTTATTTCGCGCTGCTGGCGGATACCGGACTCGACATCGAAGCGCGACCCTACCCGGATCATCACAAGTTCACGGCCAGCGATCTGGCGCGGTGGCCCGATGGTCCGGTGCTCATGACCGAAAAGGATGCCGTCAAGTGCGCGGCCTTTGCCGGCGATAACCACTGGTATCTCCCCGTGGAAGCGAGTCTGGACGAGACGTTTCTGGCGCGTTTCGAGGCTAAACTTGCGGCATTCGCCCTTCAACTCTGTTCAGGACACGCGCATGTCTAACCGCTTCAAAATCGTCATCCCGGCCCGTAACGGTTCCACCCGACTGCCCGGCAAGCCGCTGATCGAACTCGCCGGCAAGCCCATGATCCAGCATGTCGTGGAGCGGGCACTAGCGAGCACAGCCGCCGAGGTGGTGGTGGCGACCGATGACCAGCGTATCGTCGCGGCCTGCGCCGGGTTGGGCGTCGAAGCGGTCATGACCAGCGTCGAGCATTGCAGCGGCAGCGACCGCATCGCCGAGGCGATCGGGTGGCTTGGCTGGGACGACGACACCATCGTGGTCAATCTCCAGGGCGACGAGCCCTGCATGCCCGCCGCGCTGATCGACCAGGTTGCCGCCAACCTGGCGGAATTGACCGGAACCGGAATGGCCACCCTGGCCTATCCCATCCGCGACAGCAGTCACCTGTTCGATCCTCATGTGGTGAAAGTCGTGACCGATGCCGCCGGTTTCGCGCTCTATTTCTCCCGCGCGCCAATCCCCTGGCACCGCGACGAGTTTCTGGGCAGCAGGCAGTTCGTTCTGCCGTCGTCGATGGTTTTTCTGCGGCACATCGGTCTCTATGCCTACCGCGCGGGCTTCCTGAAGCGCTATGTCGCCTGGCCGCCCGCGCCGCTGGAACAGGCCGAATCGCTTGAACAGCTTCGCGTGCTCTGGCATGGCGAACGGATCCATGTCGGTCTGGCCGCCGAGGAGCCGGGGCAGGGGGTGGATACGGTCGAGGATCTGGCGCGGGTAGTGAAGAGGATGGGTGTGAGTTGATGGAGAAGTGGACATGAGGCCACTTTACGTTGCGCAAGGCGACCGTACTGAATGGATCGCAGTCATCTCTGTAATTTATAGATAAATATCAACATGTGATTAGATATTTAATGAAATGTTAAAACCCCAGTGATCGGTCCATACACTGACCACTAACACGGGACATCCCTGTCCCGAATGGTCTCGGCCTTTAGTGGCTTGCGCCTCCCTCGGCACCAATACCCGTCTCGCAACGGATCCGCTGTGCATCGAAAGCGGCCCGATCGATTTTGGCGCGCTCGGAGTTGTCGAAAATCGAGAACAGCCAGATACAGGCGAAGGAGATCGGGATCGAGACGATCGCCGGGTTGTTCAGCATGATCAGGCCGACCGACTTGCCGTCCTCGCCCACGTGGCCGAGCACGTCGCCCCACACCGCTTTCGACATGACCGTCAACACAAAGGCGCTGATGAGTCCGGCGAAACCGCCGATCAGCGCGCCGCGCGTGGTCATCTTGCTCCAGAAGATGGAGGCGACCAGCACCGGGAAGTTGGCGCTCGCCGCGATCGCGAAGGCCAG is part of the Thiocystis violascens DSM 198 genome and encodes:
- a CDS encoding ExbD/TolR family protein, with protein sequence MNLRPHRREPADINLTPLLDVVFLLLIFFMVSTTFKDEARLRVQLPEAQGESIPAQAPEMIRIVIDRAGRFYVNDQALVDEKPLTLTRALTGALGERRQMVPGDAQPPPVLIQADASTPHQAVITAMDAASQAGLNRIAFAATLPASAEAGQPDGAAP
- the msbA gene encoding lipid A export permease/ATP-binding protein MsbA, which gives rise to MSKDPVLTNADARQVYRRLLQYVKPYWRIFSLSIVGMLIFAATEPLFAAMMKPLIDGSFVERNEDMVRAMPLFLVGLFVVRGIAGFINTYCLSWVGRRVVADLRREMFGHLLRAPTRYFDNQGSGHILAKLTYNVENVASAATSAITTLVRDGFTVIGLMGFMLYINAALSAIFLVIGPVMAGAVKYATKRFRRHSRRIQNRVGDLTQVAQEAIEAHRVVKAFGGQAREARRFNLINEKTRSLQMKMIATEAASVPLVQLISAAAIGVVVYLSTMQGLKENISVGTFMSFVVAMGLLLPPVKRLTSVNAKLQQGIIAAESLFELLDSEEESDRGTRTLDRAEGRIDYRGVSHLYADDKLPAIQALDLLVMPGEKVALVGRSGSGKSTVASLLPRFYDATAGEILIDGIPIRELTLASLRAQISLVSQDVVLFNDSIANNIAYGRDEPPTLAELERVAQSAHALEFIETLPQGFDTLVGDRGVMLSGGQRQRLAIARAMLKDAPILILDEATSALDTEAERHIQAALQELMARRTTLVIAHRLSTIENADRILVLQDGRIVEQGRHSELLELGGYYARLHRLQFHDAA
- the lpxK gene encoding tetraacyldisaccharide 4'-kinase; its protein translation is MMDPTPIWYGKDKPLLWNALSLLLLPLSWLYCTVVRLRRLGYRLGWLTSRRLPVPVIVVGNLTVGGTGKTPLTLRLASLLRERGWTPSIVTRGYGGLSATWPQPVHAESDPAMVGDEAVLLARRSGCTVVAGPDRAEAGALALRLGGCDILLTDDGLQHSRMARDLEIALVDGERGFGNGRCLPAGPLREPPSRLRSVDLVLYHGGTGPDPRMRLVPGAAVNLRRPELTRPLADFRGLRVLAVAGIGHPERYFALLADTGLDIEARPYPDHHKFTASDLARWPDGPVLMTEKDAVKCAAFAGDNHWYLPVEASLDETFLARFEAKLAAFALQLCSGHAHV
- the kdsB gene encoding 3-deoxy-manno-octulosonate cytidylyltransferase; this encodes MSNRFKIVIPARNGSTRLPGKPLIELAGKPMIQHVVERALASTAAEVVVATDDQRIVAACAGLGVEAVMTSVEHCSGSDRIAEAIGWLGWDDDTIVVNLQGDEPCMPAALIDQVAANLAELTGTGMATLAYPIRDSSHLFDPHVVKVVTDAAGFALYFSRAPIPWHRDEFLGSRQFVLPSSMVFLRHIGLYAYRAGFLKRYVAWPPAPLEQAESLEQLRVLWHGERIHVGLAAEEPGQGVDTVEDLARVVKRMGVS